A single region of the Leptodactylus fuscus isolate aLepFus1 chromosome 5, aLepFus1.hap2, whole genome shotgun sequence genome encodes:
- the PDLIM2 gene encoding PDZ and LIM domain protein 2, with amino-acid sequence MSWLQEDSEVYKMLHGNQEAKTSPRQSNSFKLLQEALENNPDGITTTMPSRLSPNVQKPVSSIQKPVVTSPLRVCEKCNTSIHDVAVRITDGRHRHPACYVCADCGLNLRMRGHFWAGDELVCEKHARARHHTGSPRS; translated from the exons ATGAGCTGGCTACAGGAGGACTCCGAGGTCTACAAGATGCTGCATGGCAATCAGGAGGCCAAGACATCTCCGAGACAATCCAACAGCTTCAAGCTGCTGCAGGAGGCCCTGGAGAACAACCCAGACG GTATTACCACAACTATGCCCAGCAGATTGTCACCCAACGTTCAGAAACCCGTCAGCAGCATCCAGAAACCTGTTGTGACTTCACCGCTGCGGGTGTGCGAAAAGTGCAACACAAGCATCCA TGATGTAGCAGTGAGGATCACAGATGGTCGCCACCGCCATCCAGCGTGCTACGTGTGTGCAGACTGCGGCCTCAACCTACGCATGAGAGGACACTTTTGGGCAGGCGATGAGCTGGTGTGTGAGAAACATGCCCGCGCCAGGCATCACACAGGATCTCCACGCTCATGA